A part of Paraburkholderia azotifigens genomic DNA contains:
- a CDS encoding carbohydrate ABC transporter permease, with amino-acid sequence MSTSIARLPSARSRRTSASGRARNRAAFFFLLPGCALFALCVIYPIFSSIALSFYNWDGMTAKTFIGLANYVELFQADTFYVALKNNLIWLVFFLLAPPLGLLFALYLNQQVKGMRVVKSLFFAPFVLSGVVVGLVFSWFYDPTFGLLKVIVGHGIPVLGDAHTVTFGIVFAALWPQTPYCMVLYLTGLTSINPEVVEAARMEGAKGWRLLWHVILPQLRPATFMAVVLTVIGALRSFDLIAVMSGGGPFDSSTVLAYYMYDQAIKYYREGYSAAIAVVLFAIMLVYIVFHLRRMLREER; translated from the coding sequence ATGTCCACGTCTATTGCCCGCCTGCCTTCGGCGCGCAGCCGCCGCACGTCCGCATCCGGGCGCGCACGCAATCGCGCGGCGTTCTTCTTTCTGCTGCCGGGCTGCGCACTGTTCGCGCTGTGCGTGATCTATCCGATCTTCAGCAGCATCGCGCTCAGCTTCTACAACTGGGATGGGATGACGGCGAAGACTTTCATCGGACTCGCCAATTACGTCGAGCTGTTTCAGGCCGATACGTTCTATGTCGCGTTGAAGAACAACCTCATCTGGCTTGTGTTCTTCCTGCTCGCGCCGCCGCTGGGCCTGCTGTTCGCGCTGTATCTGAACCAGCAGGTGAAGGGCATGCGCGTCGTGAAGTCGCTGTTCTTCGCACCGTTCGTGTTGTCGGGCGTCGTCGTCGGTCTCGTGTTCAGCTGGTTCTACGACCCGACGTTCGGCCTGCTCAAAGTGATTGTCGGCCACGGCATTCCCGTGCTCGGCGACGCGCATACCGTGACCTTCGGCATCGTGTTCGCCGCGCTCTGGCCGCAAACGCCCTACTGCATGGTGCTGTATCTCACGGGCCTCACGTCGATCAACCCTGAAGTGGTCGAGGCCGCACGCATGGAAGGCGCGAAAGGCTGGCGTCTGCTGTGGCACGTGATCCTGCCGCAACTGCGCCCCGCTACGTTCATGGCCGTCGTGCTGACCGTGATCGGCGCGCTGCGCAGCTTCGATCTGATCGCCGTCATGAGCGGCGGCGGTCCCTTCGACAGCTCGACCGTGCTCGCCTATTACATGTACGACCAGGCCATCAAGTACTACCGCGAAGGCTACTCGGCCGCAATTGCCGTCGTGCTGTTCGCGATCATGCTCGTCTACATCGTGTTCCATCTGCGCCGGATGCTGCGCGAAGAACGCTGA
- a CDS encoding carbohydrate ABC transporter permease, producing the protein MYPLPVERWKPWNRAIYKASLPLALFVWLLPMLAVLITSIRSSDELSQGDYWTWPKHFALLDNYGTALAQTPMLHYFANSVLITVPSVLGAILLASMAGFALATYRFRGNIVVLFMFVAGNFVPVQILMIPVRDMALKVGLFNTVWALIIFHIAFQTGFCTLFLRNFIKQLPFELIEAARVEGASEWTIYARIVLPLIRPALAALGILVFTFVWNDYFWALCLTQGDDAAPITVGVAALKGQWTTAWNLVAAGSVLAALPSVLMFFAMQKHFVAGLTFGASKG; encoded by the coding sequence ATGTATCCGCTTCCCGTCGAACGCTGGAAACCCTGGAATCGCGCGATCTACAAGGCGTCGCTGCCGCTCGCGCTGTTCGTGTGGCTGCTGCCGATGCTCGCCGTGCTCATCACGTCGATCCGCTCTTCCGATGAACTGTCGCAAGGCGACTACTGGACCTGGCCGAAGCATTTCGCGCTTCTCGACAATTACGGCACGGCGCTCGCGCAAACGCCGATGCTGCATTACTTCGCCAATAGCGTGCTGATCACCGTGCCGTCCGTGCTCGGCGCAATTTTGTTGGCGTCGATGGCGGGCTTCGCGCTCGCGACGTATCGCTTTCGCGGCAACATCGTCGTGCTGTTCATGTTCGTCGCGGGCAACTTCGTGCCCGTGCAGATCCTGATGATTCCCGTGCGCGACATGGCGCTGAAGGTCGGCCTGTTCAACACGGTGTGGGCGCTGATCATTTTTCACATCGCGTTTCAGACAGGATTCTGCACGCTGTTTCTGCGCAACTTCATCAAGCAGTTGCCGTTCGAGCTGATCGAAGCGGCGCGCGTCGAAGGCGCGAGCGAATGGACCATCTATGCACGCATCGTGCTGCCGCTGATCCGTCCTGCCCTCGCCGCGCTCGGCATTCTCGTCTTCACATTCGTCTGGAACGACTACTTCTGGGCGCTGTGCCTCACGCAGGGCGACGACGCCGCGCCCATCACGGTCGGCGTCGCGGCGCTCAAAGGGCAATGGACGACCGCATGGAATCTCGTTGCAGCGGGTTCGGTGCTGGCCGCACTGCCCTCCGTGCTGATGTTCTTCGCGATGCAAAAACATTTCGTGGCCGGCCTCACGTTCGGCGCAAGCAAAGGCTGA
- a CDS encoding beta-galactosidase encodes MQLGVCYYPEQWPETMWADDARRMVEIGITHVRIAEFAWSRMEPRAGVYEWAWLDRAVQTLADAGLKIVLGTPTASPPKWLVDSMPEMLPVRADGKTWNYGSRRHYDICSEPYRRECVRIVDAMGQRYGAHPAVVAWQTDNELGCHETVPSYSKAARRHFQAWLARRYETVDNLNQRWGNVFWSMEYLSFDTIELPNLTPTDANPIHLLDFRRFMSDEVSSFHREQIDVLRRYAPNADMLHNFMGFFTTFDHYRFAANNSIDVATWDSYPIARTEVIALSEEDKARYARTGHPDVSAFDHDRYRAIGQGRFWVMEQEAGPVNWAPWNPVPAPGMVRLWAYEAFAHGAELVSYFRWRQAPFAQEQMHSGLNLPDNTLSPGGREVARAAREIVQSAALSSLAQSGPAPHAQVALVFDYETQWMFEIQRHAKGFDYQTLAFEYYRTLREMALDVDIVSAQADLSGYELIVVPGLAALPAGFAKTVEQSSAQWVIGPRTGSKTADFAIPAQLPPGALQTALPFKVLEVDSLRPTLQPSATLDGVTGMALHWREHLETRDGIDVLARFDDNWPAVVARGHVRYASAWFDAPLHRALLEGAARDAGLAVTPLTEGLRVRRRGDVTFAFNFGAQSVDAPAPDNAQFVLGQRTLGTADVCAWIDA; translated from the coding sequence ATGCAACTGGGTGTTTGCTACTACCCCGAACAATGGCCGGAAACGATGTGGGCCGACGACGCGCGCCGGATGGTCGAAATCGGCATCACGCATGTGCGGATCGCGGAATTCGCCTGGAGCCGTATGGAGCCGCGCGCAGGCGTGTACGAATGGGCGTGGCTGGACCGCGCCGTGCAGACGCTCGCCGACGCGGGGCTCAAGATCGTGCTCGGCACCCCCACGGCTTCGCCGCCGAAGTGGCTCGTCGATTCGATGCCGGAGATGCTGCCCGTGCGCGCCGACGGCAAGACGTGGAACTACGGTTCGCGCCGCCATTACGATATTTGCAGCGAACCCTATCGACGCGAGTGCGTGCGTATCGTCGACGCGATGGGGCAGCGCTACGGCGCGCATCCCGCGGTCGTCGCGTGGCAGACGGATAACGAACTTGGCTGTCATGAGACCGTGCCGAGCTATTCGAAGGCGGCACGCCGGCACTTTCAGGCATGGCTCGCGCGCCGTTACGAAACCGTCGACAACCTGAACCAGCGTTGGGGCAACGTGTTCTGGAGCATGGAGTATCTGTCGTTCGATACGATCGAACTGCCGAACCTCACGCCCACCGACGCGAATCCGATTCATCTGCTCGACTTCCGCCGCTTCATGTCCGACGAGGTGTCGAGCTTTCATCGCGAACAGATCGACGTGCTGCGCCGTTACGCGCCGAACGCGGACATGCTGCACAATTTCATGGGCTTTTTCACGACCTTCGATCACTACCGCTTCGCCGCGAACAACAGCATCGATGTCGCTACGTGGGACAGCTATCCGATTGCGCGTACCGAAGTAATCGCCCTGAGCGAAGAGGACAAGGCACGCTACGCACGCACCGGACACCCCGACGTGTCGGCGTTCGATCACGACCGCTATCGCGCGATCGGCCAAGGCCGTTTCTGGGTGATGGAACAGGAAGCGGGCCCCGTTAACTGGGCGCCATGGAACCCGGTGCCCGCACCCGGCATGGTGCGTCTGTGGGCCTACGAGGCGTTCGCACACGGCGCCGAACTCGTGTCGTATTTCCGCTGGCGCCAGGCGCCGTTCGCACAGGAGCAGATGCATTCGGGTCTGAATCTGCCCGACAACACGCTCTCGCCGGGCGGGCGCGAAGTGGCGCGCGCCGCGCGGGAAATCGTGCAATCGGCGGCGCTGTCGAGCCTCGCGCAAAGCGGCCCCGCGCCGCATGCTCAGGTCGCGCTCGTATTCGACTACGAGACGCAATGGATGTTCGAGATCCAGCGGCATGCGAAGGGCTTCGACTATCAGACGCTCGCATTCGAGTACTACCGTACGTTGCGCGAGATGGCGCTCGATGTCGATATCGTGTCCGCGCAGGCCGATCTTTCCGGCTACGAACTGATCGTCGTGCCGGGTCTCGCGGCCTTGCCTGCAGGCTTTGCGAAGACGGTCGAACAGTCGTCGGCGCAATGGGTGATCGGGCCGCGCACAGGATCGAAGACTGCCGACTTCGCGATTCCCGCGCAGTTGCCGCCCGGCGCGTTGCAGACGGCCTTGCCGTTCAAGGTGCTCGAAGTCGATTCGTTGCGTCCCACGCTTCAGCCGTCGGCCACGCTCGACGGCGTGACAGGCATGGCATTGCACTGGCGCGAGCATCTGGAGACGCGCGACGGCATCGACGTGCTCGCACGCTTCGACGACAACTGGCCCGCCGTCGTCGCACGCGGGCATGTGCGCTATGCAAGCGCGTGGTTCGATGCGCCGTTGCATCGCGCGCTGCTGGAAGGCGCGGCGCGTGATGCAGGACTCGCGGTGACGCCGTTGACGGAAGGCCTGCGCGTGCGTCGTCGCGGCGATGTGACATTCGCGTTCAACTTCGGCGCGCAAAGCGTCGACGCGCCCGCACCGGACAACGCGCAATTCGTGCTGGGACAACGCACGCTCGGCACCGCCGACGTGTGTGCGTGGATCGACGCATGA
- a CDS encoding beta-galactosidase: MTARSAHASTPLTVDASRPGDAPRTGMLQMGTNTSPDGRAIGINSRYLTRDGEPWLPVMGELHYSRVPEAQWGDELAKVRAAGVDIVSSYVIWRYHEPRPAQFDWSARNDLRRFVEISAKRGLLAFVRIGPWVHAEVRYGGIPAWVVDQVPVRSDDPLYLQYVQRFFEEIAAQLKGLLWKDGGPVIGIQLENEYNLTGPQQGREHIATLKRLALEAGLDVPLYTVTGWDNAVFPHREVTPVFGGYPDLPWGTSTDMSPPNEVYGFRFASRVGGDLGAQTHNAGPGDADAVADETPFLGAEFGGGVPMMYRRRPVLDADDIAAMLPVQLGSGVNLYGYYMLHGGRNPPRDLDGQESTATGGYNDLPVIHYDFQAPFGANGEAHPVLGKLRPVHLFLQQWGRALATCDVYRPDIVPHGHDNLEVPRYSVRADGDRGFLFFNNHVRQHRMPAWNSVQFSVKLATRTITLPSTPIDIAPGAWFIWPIGVTLGNARLRYATAQPVTRLSSAEGETHVFAATDGIPPEFAFDADCVKHVASVDARSNLSVHEADGALIVQPTPGEPFVATCSDGTRITIIVLACEDIERLSVLPFDGQRRLILTDALAFARDGELVLRSTDAASFDFAVYPPFTRTPTSTQQMVESKQSGFFQRFIVTVPPVAFDATITPLRAAQTVPPVVPGGTAHAAVEPTPETFGKAAAWRIDLPEAALNAPGLGNAYLSIRYTGDIGRLFSGANMIDDHFYNGLPWQIGVRNVTIDTRQPLMLTVLPLRADAPIYLDARHDPRVGLKDQVADVQSVNWVPEYEVIVSRG, encoded by the coding sequence ATGACGGCCCGCTCGGCGCACGCGTCGACGCCGTTGACCGTCGATGCAAGCCGTCCTGGCGATGCGCCGCGCACGGGCATGCTGCAGATGGGCACGAACACGTCGCCCGATGGCCGTGCGATCGGCATCAACAGCCGCTACCTGACGCGCGACGGCGAGCCGTGGCTGCCCGTGATGGGCGAACTGCACTATTCGCGCGTGCCCGAAGCGCAGTGGGGCGACGAACTGGCGAAGGTCAGGGCGGCGGGCGTCGATATCGTGTCGTCGTATGTGATCTGGCGATATCACGAGCCGCGTCCCGCGCAATTCGACTGGAGCGCACGCAATGATCTGCGCCGCTTCGTCGAAATCAGCGCAAAGCGCGGCCTGCTCGCGTTCGTTCGCATCGGTCCGTGGGTGCATGCGGAAGTCCGTTATGGCGGCATTCCCGCATGGGTCGTCGATCAGGTGCCGGTGCGTAGCGACGATCCGCTGTATCTGCAATACGTGCAGCGCTTTTTCGAGGAAATAGCCGCGCAGTTGAAGGGTTTGTTGTGGAAGGACGGCGGCCCTGTCATCGGCATTCAGCTTGAGAACGAGTACAACCTGACGGGTCCGCAGCAGGGACGCGAGCATATCGCGACCCTCAAGCGGCTCGCGCTCGAAGCAGGACTCGATGTGCCCTTGTACACGGTGACGGGTTGGGACAACGCGGTGTTTCCGCACCGCGAAGTGACGCCCGTTTTCGGCGGCTACCCGGACTTGCCGTGGGGTACGTCGACCGATATGTCGCCGCCCAACGAAGTGTATGGGTTTCGTTTCGCGAGCCGCGTGGGTGGCGATCTCGGCGCCCAGACGCACAACGCCGGACCGGGCGATGCCGATGCCGTCGCCGATGAAACGCCGTTTCTCGGCGCCGAGTTCGGCGGCGGCGTGCCGATGATGTATCGCCGCCGCCCCGTCCTCGACGCCGACGACATCGCGGCGATGCTGCCCGTGCAGCTTGGCTCTGGCGTGAACCTGTACGGCTACTACATGCTGCATGGCGGGCGCAATCCGCCTCGCGATCTCGACGGACAGGAATCGACGGCGACGGGCGGCTACAACGACCTGCCCGTCATCCACTACGATTTTCAGGCTCCGTTCGGCGCCAATGGCGAAGCGCATCCCGTGCTCGGCAAACTTCGGCCGGTGCATCTGTTCCTTCAGCAATGGGGTCGCGCGCTGGCGACGTGCGATGTGTATCGGCCGGACATCGTGCCGCATGGCCACGACAATCTGGAAGTGCCGCGCTATTCGGTGCGAGCCGACGGCGATCGTGGCTTCCTGTTCTTCAATAACCACGTTCGACAGCACCGGATGCCCGCATGGAACAGTGTGCAGTTCTCGGTGAAGCTCGCGACGCGCACGATCACGCTGCCTTCAACGCCGATCGATATCGCGCCGGGCGCGTGGTTCATCTGGCCGATCGGCGTGACGCTCGGCAACGCACGCTTGCGATATGCAACCGCGCAGCCCGTCACGCGGCTCTCGTCTGCCGAAGGCGAAACGCATGTGTTTGCGGCGACGGACGGCATCCCGCCGGAATTCGCATTCGACGCGGATTGCGTGAAACACGTCGCGTCTGTGGACGCTCGCTCGAATCTATCGGTGCACGAAGCCGACGGCGCGCTCATCGTGCAACCGACACCAGGCGAACCGTTCGTCGCGACATGCAGCGACGGCACACGCATCACGATCATCGTGCTCGCGTGCGAAGACATTGAACGGCTCAGCGTGTTGCCGTTCGACGGCCAGCGACGATTGATTCTGACCGATGCGCTGGCGTTCGCTCGCGATGGTGAACTCGTGTTGCGTTCAACGGATGCGGCATCGTTCGATTTCGCTGTGTATCCGCCCTTCACGCGCACACCAACTTCGACGCAGCAAATGGTCGAATCGAAGCAAAGCGGATTCTTCCAGCGTTTCATCGTTACCGTGCCGCCCGTCGCATTCGATGCAACGATTACGCCTTTGCGCGCGGCACAAACGGTGCCGCCTGTCGTGCCGGGCGGTACGGCGCATGCCGCTGTCGAGCCCACGCCGGAGACGTTCGGCAAGGCCGCGGCGTGGCGGATCGATTTGCCGGAAGCGGCGCTGAACGCGCCTGGTCTTGGCAACGCTTATCTGTCGATTCGCTACACGGGCGATATCGGCCGGCTGTTTTCTGGCGCGAACATGATCGACGATCACTTCTACAACGGCCTGCCGTGGCAGATCGGCGTACGCAACGTGACGATCGATACGCGGCAGCCGTTGATGTTAACCGTGCTGCCGCTGCGCGCCGACGCGCCCATCTATCTCGACGCCCGACACGATCCGCGAGTCGGCTTGAAAGATCAGGTCGCTGACGTGCAAAGCGTGAACTGGGTGCCTGAGTATGAAGTGATCGTTTCGAGAGGGTGA
- a CDS encoding MFS transporter produces MVTEQPGATPLSEDDARRQLRRAVIASTIGTTIEWYDFFLYSIVTGLVFAKLYFPESDPLVGTLQAFLIYAVGFIARPVGAAIFGHYGDRIGRKATLIVTLLLMGLATFAVAFVPTYATIGIWGAVLLTVLRFIQGVGVGGEWGGSVLMSMEWARTNAHRGFVASWPQFGVPAGLFIANLAVLAISQISGSAFLAWGWRVPFFLSIVLVAIGLYIRLNILETPIFARLLAERRIEKAPALEVIRRQPKDILLSAFARMAEQAPFYIFTAFVFTYGVTNLGASRDLLLMAVLAASVLEFFTIPLFGHVSDLIGRKRMYMIGAALVGIFGFVYFAMVDTRNPMWIFAAIVLSLVPHSMLYGPQAALIAETFTGRLRYSGASLGYQLASVIAGGPAPLIATALFAYYHSGYAIAIYILVCAVISLFATSRLGDYTNRDISREYDEERMMGDHGHATPVR; encoded by the coding sequence ATGGTTACGGAACAGCCGGGGGCGACACCCCTTTCCGAAGACGATGCACGCCGGCAATTGCGCCGCGCCGTGATTGCCAGCACGATCGGCACGACGATCGAATGGTACGACTTCTTCCTCTACAGCATCGTCACGGGCCTTGTATTCGCGAAGCTGTACTTTCCTGAATCAGACCCGCTTGTCGGCACCTTGCAGGCCTTCCTGATCTACGCCGTCGGCTTTATCGCGCGGCCTGTCGGTGCGGCGATTTTCGGGCACTACGGCGACCGCATCGGACGCAAGGCGACGCTGATCGTCACGCTGTTGTTGATGGGGCTCGCCACGTTCGCTGTGGCCTTTGTTCCGACCTATGCGACGATCGGCATCTGGGGCGCGGTCCTGCTCACTGTGCTGCGTTTCATTCAGGGCGTCGGAGTCGGCGGCGAGTGGGGCGGCTCGGTGCTGATGTCGATGGAATGGGCGCGCACGAATGCGCATCGCGGTTTCGTCGCGTCGTGGCCGCAATTCGGCGTGCCCGCCGGGCTGTTCATCGCTAACCTCGCGGTGCTGGCGATCAGCCAGATATCCGGCAGCGCTTTTCTTGCCTGGGGCTGGCGCGTGCCGTTCTTTCTCAGCATCGTGCTGGTCGCCATCGGCCTCTATATCCGCCTGAATATTCTGGAAACACCGATCTTTGCGCGTCTGCTCGCAGAACGGAGGATCGAAAAAGCGCCGGCGCTCGAAGTGATCCGCCGTCAGCCGAAAGACATCCTGCTTTCCGCGTTCGCGCGCATGGCCGAGCAGGCGCCGTTCTATATCTTTACGGCCTTTGTGTTCACGTATGGCGTGACGAACCTCGGCGCGTCGCGCGATCTGCTGCTCATGGCCGTACTCGCGGCGTCCGTGCTGGAATTCTTCACGATCCCGCTGTTTGGGCACGTGTCCGATCTGATCGGGCGCAAGCGGATGTACATGATCGGTGCGGCGCTGGTCGGCATATTCGGCTTCGTGTACTTCGCGATGGTCGACACGAGGAATCCGATGTGGATCTTCGCCGCGATCGTGCTTTCGCTGGTACCGCACTCGATGCTGTATGGCCCGCAGGCCGCGTTGATCGCCGAGACGTTCACGGGGCGGCTGCGTTATAGCGGCGCGTCGCTCGGCTACCAGCTTGCGTCTGTGATCGCAGGCGGTCCCGCGCCGTTGATCGCGACTGCGCTGTTCGCCTATTACCACTCGGGCTATGCAATTGCGATTTATATCTTGGTGTGCGCCGTGATCAGTCTGTTCGCCACTTCACGTCTGGGCGATTACACGAACCGGGATATTTCGCGCGAATATGATGAAGAGCGAATGATGGGCGATCACGGACACGCGACGCCTGTGCGCTGA
- a CDS encoding LysR family transcriptional regulator, translating into MDRVQAMEVFTRVVDANSFTRAAEQLGMPRATVTTTIQNLEAVLGVRLMNRTTRRLSLTPEGAAYYEHCIRIITDIAETDASFQAGNRKPSGALRVHMPNSLGRHLVIPALQSFHQRYPDIALDLGLSDRPVDPVEEGIDCMIRAGALEDSSMVARRIGTLKRVTCASPDYLARYGEPQSIDDLALHHAVNFRVAHGTRPMPWIILVDGKPIEVRMNGVVTVNDSEAYVTCGMEGFGLIQPMLFMVAPQLRNGSLKEVLPAFKPKPKPISIVYPNNRHLSAKVRVFADWVAELFDSTPALAGGDERRVAVPRRETQPDHGPIAA; encoded by the coding sequence GTGGACCGCGTTCAGGCAATGGAAGTGTTCACTCGGGTGGTCGATGCAAACAGCTTTACGCGTGCCGCCGAGCAGCTCGGCATGCCGCGCGCGACGGTGACGACGACCATCCAGAATCTCGAAGCGGTGCTCGGCGTGCGTCTGATGAACCGGACCACGCGGCGTCTGTCGCTTACGCCGGAGGGCGCCGCGTACTACGAGCACTGCATCCGCATCATCACGGACATCGCGGAAACGGATGCGAGTTTTCAGGCGGGCAACCGCAAGCCGAGCGGCGCGCTTCGCGTGCACATGCCGAACTCGCTCGGCCGTCATCTCGTGATTCCCGCGTTGCAGAGCTTCCATCAGCGCTATCCGGACATCGCGCTCGATCTGGGCCTGTCGGACCGGCCCGTCGATCCCGTCGAAGAGGGCATCGACTGCATGATCCGCGCGGGCGCGCTCGAAGATTCGTCGATGGTCGCGCGCCGGATCGGCACGCTCAAACGCGTGACGTGTGCCTCGCCCGACTACCTGGCGCGTTACGGCGAGCCGCAGAGCATCGACGATCTCGCCTTGCATCACGCGGTGAATTTCCGCGTCGCGCACGGCACACGTCCGATGCCGTGGATCATTCTCGTCGACGGCAAGCCGATCGAAGTGCGGATGAACGGCGTCGTCACGGTCAACGATTCCGAGGCATACGTCACGTGCGGAATGGAAGGCTTCGGGCTGATCCAGCCGATGCTGTTCATGGTCGCGCCGCAACTTCGCAATGGCTCGCTGAAGGAAGTGCTGCCCGCGTTCAAGCCGAAGCCCAAGCCGATTTCGATCGTCTATCCGAACAACCGGCATCTGTCCGCGAAAGTACGCGTATTCGCCGACTGGGTCGCCGAGCTGTTCGATTCGACGCCTGCACTCGCGGGCGGCGACGAGCGGCGCGTCGCCGTGCCGAGACGCGAGACGCAGCCGGATCATGGGCCGATTGCGGCTTGA
- a CDS encoding LLM class flavin-dependent oxidoreductase: protein MTRSRQLHLGAFMRPVSLHTGAWRFPGAYPDANFNIAHLKRFAQTLERACFDAFFMADHLAVLNMPPDALKRSHTVTSFEPLTLLAALSSVTERIGLIATSSTTFDEPYHVARRFASLDHLSGGRAGWNLVTTSNPDAALNFGLDEHVEHGDRYRRAREFHDVVTGLWDSWADDAFVRDVESGVYVDPERMHVLGHKGEQLSVRGPLNIARPVQGWPVVVQAGSSEAGRQIAAETADAVFAAPPSLAEGKRFYADVKSRVERAGRDPEYLKILPGAFVVVGDSMDEAREKRALLDTFVHYDSGIASLSIALGHDVSHLDPDSLLPEIPESNASKSARQRVVDWARAEHLTIRQLAQRIGGYSGLEMVGTAATIADEMEQWLTGRGSDGFNVMFPYLPGGLDDFAGKVVPELQRRGIFRRAYEGTTLRDHLGLPRPENRFFARRAG from the coding sequence ATGACCCGTTCACGTCAACTGCATCTCGGCGCCTTCATGCGACCCGTCAGCCTGCACACAGGCGCGTGGCGCTTTCCCGGCGCGTACCCCGACGCCAACTTCAACATCGCGCATCTGAAGCGCTTCGCGCAGACGCTCGAACGCGCGTGCTTCGACGCGTTCTTCATGGCCGATCATCTCGCCGTGCTCAACATGCCGCCCGACGCGCTCAAGCGCAGTCACACGGTCACGTCGTTCGAGCCGTTGACGCTGCTTGCCGCGCTGTCGTCGGTGACGGAGCGCATCGGGCTGATCGCCACCTCGTCGACCACTTTCGACGAGCCGTATCACGTTGCGCGCCGCTTTGCGTCGCTCGACCATCTGAGCGGCGGCCGCGCAGGCTGGAATCTCGTCACCACGTCCAATCCCGACGCGGCGCTCAACTTCGGCCTCGACGAGCATGTCGAGCACGGCGATCGATATCGGCGCGCCCGCGAGTTCCACGATGTCGTCACAGGGCTGTGGGACAGCTGGGCCGACGATGCGTTTGTCCGCGACGTCGAGAGCGGCGTCTATGTCGATCCCGAGCGGATGCATGTGCTCGGACACAAGGGCGAGCAACTGTCCGTGCGCGGGCCGCTGAACATCGCGCGGCCAGTGCAGGGATGGCCTGTCGTCGTGCAGGCGGGATCGTCGGAAGCGGGCCGCCAGATCGCGGCCGAAACGGCGGACGCCGTGTTCGCCGCACCGCCCTCGCTCGCCGAAGGCAAGCGCTTTTACGCGGACGTGAAGAGCCGCGTCGAGCGCGCCGGGCGCGATCCGGAATATCTGAAGATTTTGCCCGGCGCGTTCGTCGTGGTCGGCGACAGCATGGACGAAGCACGAGAAAAGCGCGCGCTGCTCGATACCTTCGTGCACTACGACAGCGGCATCGCCTCGCTGTCGATCGCGCTCGGCCATGACGTGTCGCATCTCGATCCGGACTCGCTGCTGCCCGAGATTCCCGAGAGCAACGCCAGCAAAAGCGCGCGGCAACGCGTGGTCGACTGGGCGCGCGCGGAACACCTGACGATCCGCCAGCTGGCGCAGCGGATCGGCGGGTATTCAGGGCTGGAGATGGTCGGCACGGCCGCGACGATCGCCGACGAGATGGAGCAATGGCTCACCGGGCGCGGCTCGGACGGCTTCAACGTGATGTTCCCTTATCTGCCCGGAGGGCTCGACGATTTCGCCGGGAAGGTCGTGCCCGAACTGCAGCGGCGCGGCATTTTCCGGCGCGCCTATGAAGGCACGACGCTGCGCGACCACCTCGGTTTGCCGCGTCCGGAGAATCGATTCTTCGCGCGGCGCGCCGGCTAG
- a CDS encoding LysR family transcriptional regulator, producing the protein MLDLELLKTLVCVVDEGSFTRAGDRVHRTQSTVSQQVRRLEELVGRTLLTRDRTGNQVTATEHGELLTHYARRLIALSQEAQDALASDLSRTPIRIGVPEDFCAKRMASILSGFVKARPDARLETVAGMSGDLQRKLSGGEIEIALVKREPGSGPSLAAWPESLVWVRGRQIEVPPEDGEPVPLALFPQGCVYRRRAIRTLDQSKRSWRVAFGSHSLTGIQAAVASGLGITVLPTTAVLPEHSLCFDLPRLPPTELALIGAGGALNAVQSALVDFLREEVAV; encoded by the coding sequence ATGCTCGATCTCGAACTCCTGAAGACGCTGGTCTGCGTCGTCGATGAAGGCAGCTTCACGCGGGCGGGCGATCGCGTGCACCGTACGCAGTCCACCGTCAGCCAGCAGGTGCGGCGCCTGGAAGAACTCGTCGGGCGCACGCTGCTGACGCGCGACCGCACGGGCAATCAGGTGACGGCAACCGAACATGGCGAACTGCTCACGCACTATGCGCGCCGTCTGATCGCGCTGTCGCAGGAAGCGCAGGACGCGCTGGCCAGCGACCTGTCGCGCACCCCGATCCGTATCGGCGTGCCGGAAGACTTCTGCGCGAAACGGATGGCGTCGATTCTGTCGGGCTTCGTCAAGGCACGGCCGGACGCGCGGCTCGAAACGGTCGCGGGCATGAGTGGCGATCTGCAACGCAAGCTGTCGGGCGGCGAGATCGAGATCGCGCTTGTCAAACGCGAGCCGGGCAGCGGGCCGAGCCTCGCAGCGTGGCCCGAATCGCTCGTCTGGGTGCGCGGCCGCCAGATTGAAGTGCCGCCCGAAGACGGCGAGCCCGTTCCCCTTGCGCTGTTCCCGCAAGGCTGCGTGTACCGCAGGCGCGCCATCCGCACGCTCGACCAGTCGAAGCGCAGCTGGCGCGTCGCGTTCGGCAGCCATAGCCTGACGGGCATCCAGGCCGCCGTCGCTTCGGGACTCGGCATCACCGTTCTGCCGACCACGGCCGTGCTGCCCGAGCACAGCCTGTGTTTCGATCTGCCGCGTCTGCCGCCCACGGAACTCGCGCTGATCGGCGCGGGCGGCGCGCTGAACGCGGTGCAGTCCGCGCTTGTCGATTTTCTGCGCGAAGAAGTCGCCGTCTAG